In Drosophila subpulchrella strain 33 F10 #4 breed RU33 chromosome 3R, RU_Dsub_v1.1 Primary Assembly, whole genome shotgun sequence, the following are encoded in one genomic region:
- the LOC119549624 gene encoding SWI/SNF complex subunit SMARCC2 isoform X2, whose translation MNSLGPKKDGSPNIDFFQSPETLQGFESIRQWLQKNCKKYLAHSSEPITKESLAQLLIHFLQYVEAKLGKNSAEPPATRIPMRCFLDFKSGGGLCIIFSTMFRFRAEQRGKKFDFSIGKNPTRKDPNIQLLIEIEQALVEADLYRIPYIYIRPEIEKGFEGKLREILDNRRVEIVSDEEDATHIVYPVVDPHPDEYARPIFKRGGHVMLHWYYFPESYDSWAVNNFDLPDHIPENPESPAERWRVSASWIVDLEQYNEWMAEEDYEVDEQGKKKTHKQRMSIDDIMSFGDEKKKPATSSGGGKQKRRRSPSPTTSASTSKPGKRKRSPAVVHKKSRNDDDDEDLTRDLDDPPAEPNIQEVHKANAALQSTASPAPGGKSRGDNDMMPIKGGTMTDLDDEMTGGSAAQAMSTGDGDNSQTGKTSDNSNTQEFSSSAKEDMEDNVTEQTHHIIVPSYSAWFDYNSIHVIEKRAMPEFFNSKNKSKTPEIYMAYRNFMIDTYRLNPTEYLTSTACRRNLAGDVCAIMRVHAFLEQWGLINYQIDADLRPTPMGPPPTSHFHILSDTPSGLQSINPQKTQQPSAAKTLLDLDKKPLGKDGGLELGDKGGLAGIKTEALENGGAAGGLSSGVSQFGLKLDQYAKKPAAMRNRTAASMAREWTDQETLLLLEGLEMHKDDWNKVCEHVGSRTQDECILHFLRLPIEDPYLEDDGGFLGPLGCQPIPFSKSGNPIMSTVAFLASVVDPRVAAAAAKAAMEEFAAIKDEVPATIMDNHMKNVEKASAGGKFNPNFGLANSGIAGTGNDKEDEEGKEGGASASAGGSDEEMKDLSKKDESAASASGGDVDIKTEDSSGDGETKDGTEVKEGSGSSAIGPGAVAKDGTFSENNMQTAAAAALASAAVKAKHLAALEERKIKSLVALLVETQMKKLEIKLRHFEELEATMEREREGLEYQRQQLITERQQFHLEQLKAAEFRARQQAHHRLQQELQGQAAAGSMILQQQQQQLPQPQQQQPQQQQQSLPPHPHLPQQQQLPPHPHQLPPQSQPLVGPTAQHQPLPPHLVGSVVPPPNGAAFAAPPSAIVSNPSDQVGPPPAGAAPSQAPTPMDTTPPSSVPVADGAAPGASLVPTGSIPPASTAPVAGIAPPPS comes from the exons ATGAACTCCCTGGGTCCTAAAAAGGACGGAAGTCCGAATATAGACTTTTTCCAGTCCCCGGAGACGCTGCAGGGCTTCGAATCGATCCGCCAGTGGCTGCAGAAGAACTGCAAGAAG TACTTGGCCCACAGCTCGGAGCCCATTACGAAGGAGTCGCTGGCCCAGCTGCTCATCCATTTCCTGCAATATGTGGAGGCGAAGCTGGGCAAGAATTCAGCGGAGCCGCCGGCGACCAGAATTCCG ATGCGCTGCTTTCTCGACTTCAAGAGCGGCGGTGGCCTGTGCATCATCTTCTCCACCATGTTCCGCTTCCGCGCCGAGCAGCGCGGCAAAAAGTTCGACTTCTCCATTGGCAAGAACCCCACGAGGAAGGATCCCAATATCCAGCTGCTGATCGAGATCGAGCAGGCGCTGGTGGAGGCTGATTTGTACCGCATACCGTACATCTACATCCGACCGGAGATCGAAAAGGGCTTCGAGGGCAAACTGCGCGAGATCCTCGACAACCGGCGGGTGGAAATCGTCTCGGACGAGGAGGACGCCACCCACATTGTCTATCCCGTCGTGGACCCGCATCCCGACGAGTATGCTCGGCCCATTTTCAAGCGTGGCGGCCATGTTATGCTGCACTGGTACTACTTCCCCGAGTCCTACGATTCCTGGGCTGTGAACAACTTCGATCTGCCGGATCACATTCCGGAGAATCCCGAGTCGCCGGCCGAGCGCTGGCGGGTGTCTGCCTCCTGGATCGTGGACCTGGAGCAGTACAACGAGTGGATGGCTGAGGAGGACTACGAGGTGGACGAGCAGGGCAAGAAGAAAACGCACAAGCAGCGTATGTCCATCGACGACATCATGTCGTTTGGCGACGAGAAGAAGAAGCCTGCTACCAGCTCCGGCGGCGGCAAGCAGAAAAGGCGCCGTTCGCCATCGCCAACCACCTCGGCGTCCACCTCGAAGCCGGGCAAGCGTAAGCGATCCCCGGCAGTTGTGCACAAGAAGTCGCGAaatgacgatgacgatgagGATCTAACCCGCGATCTTGATGATCCACCGGCCGAGCCAAATATTCAAGAGGTGCATAAGGCTAACGCTGCCCTGCAGTCAACCGCCAGTCCGGCTCCAGGCGGAAAATCCCGGGGCGACAATGATATGATGCCTATTAAGG GTGGCACTATGACAGATCTGGATGACGAGATGACAGGCGGAAGCGCTGCTCAAGCCATGTCCACCGGAGATGGTGACAACTCGCAGACAGGCAAGACCAGTGATAACAGCAACACGCAGGAGTTCTCTTCGTCGGCTAAGGAGGACATGGAGGATAATGTGACGGAACAGACGCATCACATTATCGTGCCCTCGTACTCGGCCTGGTTCGATTACAACTCTATACATGTGATTGAGAAACGGGCCATGCCGGAGTTCTTCAACAGCAAGAACAAGTCCAAGACACCGGAAATATACATGGCCTATAGAAACTTTATGATAGACACTTATAG GTTGAATCCAACGGAGTACTTGACCAGCACCGCCTGCAGGCGGAATCTGGCCGGAGATGTGTGCGCTATCATGCGGGTGCATGCCTTCTTGGAGCAGTGGGGTCTGATCAACTACCAGATCGATGCGGACTTGCGCCCCACCCCCATGGGCCCGCCTCCGACCTCGCACTTCCACATTCTATCGGACACGCCGTCGGGTCTGCAGTCCATTAATCCGCAAAAGACGCAGCAGCCGTCGGCGGCCAAGACGCTGTTGGATCTGGATAAGAAGCCGTTGGGCAAGGACGGTGGCTTAGAGCTGGGCGACAAGGGTGGTCTGGCTGGCATCAAAACAGAGGCTCTGGAGAACGGTGGCGCTGCCGGAGGATTAAGTTCAGGGGTGAGCCAGTTTGGTCTCAAGCTGGATCAGTACGCCAAGAAGCCGGCGGCCATGAGGAACCGCACGGCTGCCAGCATGGCTCGGGAGTGGACCGATCAGGAGACCCTGCTGCTGCTCGAAGGCCTGGAGATGCACAAGGACGACTGGAACAAGGTGTGCGAGCACGTGGGCTCTCGCACCCAGGACGAGTGCATACTGCATTTCCTGCGGCTTCCCATCGAAGACCCGTATCTGGAGGATGATGGTGGCTTCCTAGGCCCCTTGGGCTGCCAACCCATTCCGTTTAGCAAGAGCGGCAATCCTATTATGTCAACCGTGGCGTTCCTGGCATCTGTGGTTGATCCCCGcgtggctgctgctgcagcgaAGGCTGCCATGGAAGAATTCGCAGCCATTAAG GATGAGGTGCCTGCCACGATTATGGACAACCACATGAAGAACGTGGAGAAAGCCTCCGCAGGTGGCAAATTCAATCCAAACTTTGGCCTGGCCAACAGTGGAATCGCCGGAACCGGCAACGACAAAGAGGATGAGGAAGGCAAGGAGGGAGGAGCGTCTGCATCCGCCGGCGGTTCTGATGAGGAAATGAAGGATCTAAGCAAAAAAGACG AATCAGCAGCGTCCGCCAGTGGAGGCGATGTGGACATCAAGACGGAGGACAGCAGTGGCGATGGCGAGACCAAGGACGGCACCGAGGTCAAGGAGGGATCGGGATCCTCGGCAATAGGACCGGGAGCGGTGGCGAAGGATGGAACCTTCAGCGAAAACAACATGCAgacggcggcggcggcagctcTGGCATCGGCAGCCGTTAAGGCGAAGCATTTGGCCGCACTGGAGGAGCGCAAGATCAAGTCCTTGGTGGCGCTGCTCGTTGAGACGCAGATGAAGAAGCTGGAGATCAAGTTGCGTCACTTCGAGGAACTGGAGGCCACCATGGAGCGAGAGCGCGAGGGGTTGGAGTACCAGCGTCAGCAGCTGATCACAGAGCGCCAGCAGTTCCACCTGGAGCAGCTAAAGGCGGCCGAGTTCAGGGCCCGCCAACAGGCGCATCACCGTCTCCAGCAAGAGTTACAAGGTCAGGCGGCAGCAGGATCCATGAtcctgcagcagcaacaacaacagctgcCACAACCCCAACaacagcagccgcagcagcaacagcaatcaCTGCCGCCACATCCGCAcctgccgcagcagcagcaactgcctCCCCATCCgcaccagttgccaccgcaATCCCAACCTCTGGTGGGTCCCACCGCCCAGCACCAGCCGCTGCCGCCGCACTTGGTCGGATCCGTAGTTCCGCCGCCCAACGGAGCTGCCTTCGCAGCCCCACCATCGGCCATTGTCAGCAACCCGAGCGACCAAGTTGGACCACCACCAGCGGGAGCAGCGCCCTCTCAAGCCCCCACACCCATGG ATACCACACCGCCGAGCAGCGTTCCAGTGGCTGATGGCGCCGCACCGGGAGCATCGCTGGTTCCAACCGGCAGCATTCCTCCAGCGAGCACTGCTCCCGTCGCCGGCATAGCTCCTCCTCCTTCTTAA
- the LOC119549624 gene encoding SWI/SNF complex subunit SMARCC1 isoform X1: MNSLGPKKDGSPNIDFFQSPETLQGFESIRQWLQKNCKKYLAHSSEPITKESLAQLLIHFLQYVEAKLGKNSAEPPATRIPMRCFLDFKSGGGLCIIFSTMFRFRAEQRGKKFDFSIGKNPTRKDPNIQLLIEIEQALVEADLYRIPYIYIRPEIEKGFEGKLREILDNRRVEIVSDEEDATHIVYPVVDPHPDEYARPIFKRGGHVMLHWYYFPESYDSWAVNNFDLPDHIPENPESPAERWRVSASWIVDLEQYNEWMAEEDYEVDEQGKKKTHKQRMSIDDIMSFGDEKKKPATSSGGGKQKRRRSPSPTTSASTSKPGKRKRSPAVVHKKSRNDDDDEDLTRDLDDPPAEPNIQEVHKANAALQSTASPAPGGKSRGDNDMMPIKGGTMTDLDDEMTGGSAAQAMSTGDGDNSQTGKTSDNSNTQEFSSSAKEDMEDNVTEQTHHIIVPSYSAWFDYNSIHVIEKRAMPEFFNSKNKSKTPEIYMAYRNFMIDTYRLNPTEYLTSTACRRNLAGDVCAIMRVHAFLEQWGLINYQIDADLRPTPMGPPPTSHFHILSDTPSGLQSINPQKTQQPSAAKTLLDLDKKPLGKDGGLELGDKGGLAGIKTEALENGGAAGGLSSGVSQFGLKLDQYAKKPAAMRNRTAASMAREWTDQETLLLLEGLEMHKDDWNKVCEHVGSRTQDECILHFLRLPIEDPYLEDDGGFLGPLGCQPIPFSKSGNPIMSTVAFLASVVDPRVAAAAAKAAMEEFAAIKDEVPATIMDNHMKNVEKASAGGKFNPNFGLANSGIAGTGNDKEDEEGKEGGASASAGGSDEEMKDLSKKDDDAKSKDKTKSDKTNTNTDSSSTSSSATSNTNNTDKKPKESSGSSPSGDKSATKSDKSNKSSPTESAASASGGDVDIKTEDSSGDGETKDGTEVKEGSGSSAIGPGAVAKDGTFSENNMQTAAAAALASAAVKAKHLAALEERKIKSLVALLVETQMKKLEIKLRHFEELEATMEREREGLEYQRQQLITERQQFHLEQLKAAEFRARQQAHHRLQQELQGQAAAGSMILQQQQQQLPQPQQQQPQQQQQSLPPHPHLPQQQQLPPHPHQLPPQSQPLVGPTAQHQPLPPHLVGSVVPPPNGAAFAAPPSAIVSNPSDQVGPPPAGAAPSQAPTPMDTTPPSSVPVADGAAPGASLVPTGSIPPASTAPVAGIAPPPS; encoded by the exons ATGAACTCCCTGGGTCCTAAAAAGGACGGAAGTCCGAATATAGACTTTTTCCAGTCCCCGGAGACGCTGCAGGGCTTCGAATCGATCCGCCAGTGGCTGCAGAAGAACTGCAAGAAG TACTTGGCCCACAGCTCGGAGCCCATTACGAAGGAGTCGCTGGCCCAGCTGCTCATCCATTTCCTGCAATATGTGGAGGCGAAGCTGGGCAAGAATTCAGCGGAGCCGCCGGCGACCAGAATTCCG ATGCGCTGCTTTCTCGACTTCAAGAGCGGCGGTGGCCTGTGCATCATCTTCTCCACCATGTTCCGCTTCCGCGCCGAGCAGCGCGGCAAAAAGTTCGACTTCTCCATTGGCAAGAACCCCACGAGGAAGGATCCCAATATCCAGCTGCTGATCGAGATCGAGCAGGCGCTGGTGGAGGCTGATTTGTACCGCATACCGTACATCTACATCCGACCGGAGATCGAAAAGGGCTTCGAGGGCAAACTGCGCGAGATCCTCGACAACCGGCGGGTGGAAATCGTCTCGGACGAGGAGGACGCCACCCACATTGTCTATCCCGTCGTGGACCCGCATCCCGACGAGTATGCTCGGCCCATTTTCAAGCGTGGCGGCCATGTTATGCTGCACTGGTACTACTTCCCCGAGTCCTACGATTCCTGGGCTGTGAACAACTTCGATCTGCCGGATCACATTCCGGAGAATCCCGAGTCGCCGGCCGAGCGCTGGCGGGTGTCTGCCTCCTGGATCGTGGACCTGGAGCAGTACAACGAGTGGATGGCTGAGGAGGACTACGAGGTGGACGAGCAGGGCAAGAAGAAAACGCACAAGCAGCGTATGTCCATCGACGACATCATGTCGTTTGGCGACGAGAAGAAGAAGCCTGCTACCAGCTCCGGCGGCGGCAAGCAGAAAAGGCGCCGTTCGCCATCGCCAACCACCTCGGCGTCCACCTCGAAGCCGGGCAAGCGTAAGCGATCCCCGGCAGTTGTGCACAAGAAGTCGCGAaatgacgatgacgatgagGATCTAACCCGCGATCTTGATGATCCACCGGCCGAGCCAAATATTCAAGAGGTGCATAAGGCTAACGCTGCCCTGCAGTCAACCGCCAGTCCGGCTCCAGGCGGAAAATCCCGGGGCGACAATGATATGATGCCTATTAAGG GTGGCACTATGACAGATCTGGATGACGAGATGACAGGCGGAAGCGCTGCTCAAGCCATGTCCACCGGAGATGGTGACAACTCGCAGACAGGCAAGACCAGTGATAACAGCAACACGCAGGAGTTCTCTTCGTCGGCTAAGGAGGACATGGAGGATAATGTGACGGAACAGACGCATCACATTATCGTGCCCTCGTACTCGGCCTGGTTCGATTACAACTCTATACATGTGATTGAGAAACGGGCCATGCCGGAGTTCTTCAACAGCAAGAACAAGTCCAAGACACCGGAAATATACATGGCCTATAGAAACTTTATGATAGACACTTATAG GTTGAATCCAACGGAGTACTTGACCAGCACCGCCTGCAGGCGGAATCTGGCCGGAGATGTGTGCGCTATCATGCGGGTGCATGCCTTCTTGGAGCAGTGGGGTCTGATCAACTACCAGATCGATGCGGACTTGCGCCCCACCCCCATGGGCCCGCCTCCGACCTCGCACTTCCACATTCTATCGGACACGCCGTCGGGTCTGCAGTCCATTAATCCGCAAAAGACGCAGCAGCCGTCGGCGGCCAAGACGCTGTTGGATCTGGATAAGAAGCCGTTGGGCAAGGACGGTGGCTTAGAGCTGGGCGACAAGGGTGGTCTGGCTGGCATCAAAACAGAGGCTCTGGAGAACGGTGGCGCTGCCGGAGGATTAAGTTCAGGGGTGAGCCAGTTTGGTCTCAAGCTGGATCAGTACGCCAAGAAGCCGGCGGCCATGAGGAACCGCACGGCTGCCAGCATGGCTCGGGAGTGGACCGATCAGGAGACCCTGCTGCTGCTCGAAGGCCTGGAGATGCACAAGGACGACTGGAACAAGGTGTGCGAGCACGTGGGCTCTCGCACCCAGGACGAGTGCATACTGCATTTCCTGCGGCTTCCCATCGAAGACCCGTATCTGGAGGATGATGGTGGCTTCCTAGGCCCCTTGGGCTGCCAACCCATTCCGTTTAGCAAGAGCGGCAATCCTATTATGTCAACCGTGGCGTTCCTGGCATCTGTGGTTGATCCCCGcgtggctgctgctgcagcgaAGGCTGCCATGGAAGAATTCGCAGCCATTAAG GATGAGGTGCCTGCCACGATTATGGACAACCACATGAAGAACGTGGAGAAAGCCTCCGCAGGTGGCAAATTCAATCCAAACTTTGGCCTGGCCAACAGTGGAATCGCCGGAACCGGCAACGACAAAGAGGATGAGGAAGGCAAGGAGGGAGGAGCGTCTGCATCCGCCGGCGGTTCTGATGAGGAAATGAAGGATCTAAGCAAAAAAGACG aCGATGCCAAGTCCAAAGACAAAACAAAATCGGATAAGACCAACACGAACACAGACTCGAGTTCCACATCATCATCAGCGACAAGCAACACCAACAACACCGACAAGAAACCTAAGGAGTCGTCCGGCTCCTCGCCCTCGGGCGACAAGTCAGCCACCAAGTCAGACAAATCAAACAAATCCTCACCCACAGAATCAGCAGCGTCCGCCAGTGGAGGCGATGTGGACATCAAGACGGAGGACAGCAGTGGCGATGGCGAGACCAAGGACGGCACCGAGGTCAAGGAGGGATCGGGATCCTCGGCAATAGGACCGGGAGCGGTGGCGAAGGATGGAACCTTCAGCGAAAACAACATGCAgacggcggcggcggcagctcTGGCATCGGCAGCCGTTAAGGCGAAGCATTTGGCCGCACTGGAGGAGCGCAAGATCAAGTCCTTGGTGGCGCTGCTCGTTGAGACGCAGATGAAGAAGCTGGAGATCAAGTTGCGTCACTTCGAGGAACTGGAGGCCACCATGGAGCGAGAGCGCGAGGGGTTGGAGTACCAGCGTCAGCAGCTGATCACAGAGCGCCAGCAGTTCCACCTGGAGCAGCTAAAGGCGGCCGAGTTCAGGGCCCGCCAACAGGCGCATCACCGTCTCCAGCAAGAGTTACAAGGTCAGGCGGCAGCAGGATCCATGAtcctgcagcagcaacaacaacagctgcCACAACCCCAACaacagcagccgcagcagcaacagcaatcaCTGCCGCCACATCCGCAcctgccgcagcagcagcaactgcctCCCCATCCgcaccagttgccaccgcaATCCCAACCTCTGGTGGGTCCCACCGCCCAGCACCAGCCGCTGCCGCCGCACTTGGTCGGATCCGTAGTTCCGCCGCCCAACGGAGCTGCCTTCGCAGCCCCACCATCGGCCATTGTCAGCAACCCGAGCGACCAAGTTGGACCACCACCAGCGGGAGCAGCGCCCTCTCAAGCCCCCACACCCATGG ATACCACACCGCCGAGCAGCGTTCCAGTGGCTGATGGCGCCGCACCGGGAGCATCGCTGGTTCCAACCGGCAGCATTCCTCCAGCGAGCACTGCTCCCGTCGCCGGCATAGCTCCTCCTCCTTCTTAA